One stretch of Rattus norvegicus strain BN/NHsdMcwi chromosome 12, GRCr8, whole genome shotgun sequence DNA includes these proteins:
- the Rpl15l1 gene encoding large ribosomal subunit protein eL15-like, producing MGAYKYIQELWRKKQSDVMRFLLRVRCWQYRQLSALHRAPRPTRPDKAQRLGYKAKQGYVIYRIRVRSGGHKRPVPKGATYSKPVYHGVNQLKFARSLQSVAEERAGRHCGALRVLKSYWVGEDSTYKFFEGRNPDTQWITKPVHKHREMRGLTSAGRKSRVLGKGHKFHHTIGGSRRAAWGRRNTLQLHRYR from the exons ATGGGTGCatacaaatacatccaggagCTGTGGAGGAAGAAGCAGTCCGACGTGATGCGCTTCCTTCTAAGGGTCCGCTGCTGGCAGTACCGCCAGCTCTCTGCGCTGCACAGGGCTCCCCGCCCCACCCGGCCTGATAAGGCGCAAAGGCTGGGATACAAGGCTAAGCAAGGTTATGTCATTTACAGGATCCGTGTCCGCAGCGGTGGTCACAAGCGCCCGGTTCCTAAGGGTGCAACCTACAGCAAGCCTGTCTACCACGGTGTTAACCAGCTGAAATTTGCCCGAAGCCTTCAGTCTGTTGCTGAGGAGAGAGCTGGGCGCCATTGTGGAGCTTTGAGAGTCCTGAAATCCTACTGGGTTGGTGAAGATTCCACATATAAAttttttgaggg AAGAAATCCCGACACCCAATGGATCACCAAACCAGTCCACAAGCACAGGGAGATGCGTGGGCTGACATCTGCTGGCCGCAAGAGCCGTGTCCTTGGAAAGGGCCACAAGTTCCACCACACCATTGGTGGGTCTCGCCGTGCAGCCTGGGGAAGGCGCAACACTCTTCAGCTCCACCGTTACCGCTAA